The following proteins are co-located in the Candidatus Methylomirabilota bacterium genome:
- a CDS encoding glycosyltransferase family 39 protein, with product MAASAALALYLGWRSWGWPLIHDAPLMHYVAWLMAQGAVPYRDVFDMNVPGVYFLHLGVITVLGQGDGAWRLFDLAWLALTAAALFGFSRRMGDAWSGLGAALLFILYHLSGGAWRAGQRDFLLALFLVLAAWGAARAWESGGARAPLLWGGLAAGAGVMVKPQAALFWIACAGVVVLGAVGSGTMRALAHWCAAGLAVPVLVMGWLAWHGGAGPFVSIVTGYVLPLYSRVGRVSVWEGLRWHVYGWQIWCCLVALGLLGFARQPQKPYGSRRWLALLGAVYGFVHVAAQGKGWEYHSYPFAVFVCALASVPLAARPRQALPSRWNSAPALSGALACALLVIAVALLGAKGAGAADAPWIADRARRVSALVRDLKPLAGAGPVQVMDVSEGGVHALLRLHLRQPTRFLYDFHFFHDEGDARIQALRAEFARDLERGRPTTVVVFRDTWRRPGYERLDGFPAVARLLARDYTLAVEGDGYRIYAQRTRP from the coding sequence TTGGCCGCTAGCGCCGCGCTCGCGCTCTACCTCGGCTGGCGCTCCTGGGGCTGGCCGCTGATTCACGACGCCCCGCTCATGCACTACGTCGCGTGGCTCATGGCCCAGGGCGCCGTCCCCTATCGCGATGTCTTCGACATGAACGTGCCCGGTGTCTACTTCCTGCATCTCGGCGTCATCACGGTTCTTGGTCAGGGCGACGGCGCCTGGCGGCTCTTCGATCTCGCCTGGCTCGCCCTCACGGCCGCGGCGCTCTTCGGCTTCTCGCGACGCATGGGCGATGCGTGGAGCGGGCTCGGCGCGGCGCTCCTCTTCATCCTCTATCACCTGTCCGGCGGGGCGTGGCGCGCCGGCCAGCGCGATTTTCTCCTGGCGCTCTTCCTCGTCCTGGCCGCGTGGGGAGCGGCGCGCGCCTGGGAATCGGGCGGCGCGCGGGCGCCCCTTCTCTGGGGAGGGCTTGCCGCCGGCGCCGGGGTCATGGTCAAGCCCCAGGCCGCGCTCTTCTGGATCGCGTGCGCCGGAGTCGTGGTGCTCGGCGCCGTGGGCTCGGGCACGATGCGCGCGCTCGCGCATTGGTGCGCGGCGGGGCTCGCCGTGCCCGTCCTCGTGATGGGCTGGCTCGCGTGGCACGGCGGGGCAGGGCCCTTCGTGTCCATCGTCACAGGCTATGTCCTGCCGCTCTACAGCCGCGTCGGGCGCGTCTCGGTGTGGGAAGGGCTCCGCTGGCACGTTTACGGCTGGCAAATCTGGTGCTGTCTCGTCGCGCTCGGCCTCCTGGGTTTCGCGCGCCAACCGCAGAAGCCATACGGCAGCCGCCGCTGGCTCGCTCTCCTGGGCGCCGTCTACGGCTTCGTGCACGTCGCCGCCCAGGGCAAGGGGTGGGAGTACCACAGCTATCCGTTCGCGGTCTTTGTCTGCGCCCTGGCGTCGGTCCCGCTCGCTGCGCGGCCGAGGCAGGCCCTGCCCTCACGCTGGAACTCGGCGCCCGCGCTCTCCGGCGCGCTCGCGTGCGCCCTCCTCGTGATCGCCGTGGCGCTCCTGGGCGCCAAGGGAGCGGGCGCGGCCGACGCGCCGTGGATAGCCGACAGGGCCCGCCGCGTCTCGGCTCTCGTGCGCGACCTAAAGCCTCTGGCGGGCGCGGGCCCGGTGCAGGTGATGGACGTCAGCGAGGGCGGGGTCCACGCGCTCCTGCGCCTGCACCTCCGGCAGCCGACACGCTTCCTCTACGACTTCCACTTCTTCCACGACGAGGGCGACGCGCGCATCCAGGCGCTCCGCGCCGAGTTCGCGCGCGACCTCGAGCGCGGCCGGCCCACGACCGTCGTCGTCTTCAGGGACACGTGGCGCCGTCCCGGTTACGAGCGGCTCGACGGATTCCCCGCCGTGGCGCGGCTCCTCGCGCGCGATTACACACTCGCCGTCGAGGGTGACGGCTACAGGATCTATGCGCAGCGAACCCGTCCTTAA